The DNA window GGAAAAGGACGATTGTGACCGAGCTGCGCTCAAAAGAAAAGGACACTCTTCACGCTGCATTTGAATAAAAGgggtcaatttaaaaaaagacacacagatTAATAAGATTAAAAACTACTTTAACTTCCTACAGCCTGTCCTTTCCTAAGCTCCCAGTCCCACATCTTACACTTCAAACTTTCTTACTAATCTCAATACTTAAATACCAGATTTATTATCCAGTTATTGCATCCAGATACAGATCATTTAATAATACCAGGTGGTCATAGGTTTTTAGCACTGACCGTTACAATTTGATCCTGCAGCCGTTGTATCCTGGCAGtggtttcctcctcttcagcgCTTCGTCTGTCGAGTTGTTCTGAAAATCACAGACTCATATTCAAACATCTCCGTAAAGGTTTGACAATCAATCAGTGTGAAGTGTGCAGACAGAAGAACGTTGTTACCCTGAAGGGTTCCCATGGTGTGGGTGAGCTCGGCGCAATACTCCTCTCTCTCGCTGCGCTCATCCTTCAGCCTCGCCATCTGCGTCTCAATAGTCTGCACGGCGCCCAGGAGCAGCGAAAGGTCATCGGGGAGGGGGACGCCGTccactgctgcttcttcttcttcttcttcttcttggagcGCGAGGGACCGAAGAGGGGCCCAAATTTCAGCCAAGATCTCAGCCTTCCTCCGGGCGTCTTGGTGTTCCTCTCTGAGCGAGGCCAGCTCTCGCTCCAGCGTGTCGACCTGCGACGTCTCCCTCTCGGAGGCGTCCCGGCTGGCGAGGACGACTTCGTCCCTCGCGGACGCGaggtccctctgcagccgaACTATTTCCGCCGCGTCGCTCTCTGAGGCCTCTTTCGTCAGAGCCAGCTCCCTCTCCAGCCTGGCAACTTCCATCTTTTGCTCCACCAGAGCCTCGCGACTCGCCAGCTCCGCCTCCCTCAGGGACTCCAGCTCGCCCTCTTGCCCCGCCGCCCTCTCTCTTTCCAGCTCCCCCAAGCCGCCTCGGAGGGCCGCGATTTCCGCATCCGCCCGGCTGGCCTGTTCGGCCCACTGCTGCCTCTCCTCGTCCCTCCGCTGGAGGGCCTcggccagctgctgctccatctGCCGGAACTGAGCAGTCAAGATCtggagtagaaaaaaaagagagaaaaggataCGAGTGGGCGTGTTTTGTGTGGCTCGGCCAAACAATGCAGAATTGTGACATGCCAACGAGACGAGGGTGTGAGCGTTTGAGCAGTGTTCTTTTAATTGAGCACTTATTCATTCCAGCTGAAGCCGCTGTGCACAACAGTCTCTACCcgacacactacacacacacacacacacacacacatcaggaacCGTACCTGTTTTTGTTGATCGGCACTgctcacttcctgctgcagcatTTCCAGAACTTGGGAGCGAGAGTTTAAGGCTCCGTCGAGCTCTTCACAGCGCCGCTGTGCTGCATGCAGGGCCTGGGAGAGACAAGCGTTACGGGGAGCGAGCGATCAGACTGGGGGGAGGGGATCTGTGGGGCCTCGGTCCGCTCTTTAgaatcatttgtgtgtttatccTCTCGGGATGAGCTGCCGCTAATTTGAATGATGTGCCAGTAATCAAACTGTGAACACAACTATTTTTAGAATAAGGCGTGCGTCACAGTTCCAGTATGTTTGGTCTGGTCTAGACCTTCATCTTAATTCAATTGATGGTCTGAGGACATCAAAGCGTCAAGCTACAATCATGTTTTTTAGGTGAAAGTAATTATTTTCACAGAAATTCCAAATCTTAATTGGggccagcttcttcttcttcttttctatgGTAGTAAAGTGAATACATTTCAGACTCTGACCTAGAACAAGGAAACTAAACTTGATAATTTGGGCCAAACAATTAATCAAggtaataacacacacataacagCACATTCAttgataatgaatgaataatgtcacAGTAATTGGAACACAACAAATctacaaaaaaagggaaataaaagattgataaacaaaacaaaaaaaatcaaagatccAGGTCTGGCGGGTCTCTTACCTGCTGCAGCTCGCCGCCCACCTGAGACTGTGCAGCGACCCTCAGCAGCTCTTCCTCGTGTTTCTGGATCTGTTCTTGGAAACGGACGTCCTTCTCACAGACGACAGCCTGTAGCGTCCCCAACTGAGAAACAAAAAGCCCACGAATCGTTTTAAAAGTGTCCGttagcagagcccccccccccgcgcctcccTGACGCCTCACCTGTTCGGCGTGGGCGCACTGCTCCCGTTGAAGCAGCTGTTCCGCGGCCCGGAGCCGCTCCCGGAGCTCTCCGCTTTGGGCCTCTTCGGCGCTGAGCTTGTTcttcagctcctgcagctcctcctcgacCGCGGCGCCGGCCTCGGTGAAAGAGACGTCCGGACTCTGCTGCGgacgacaaaaaaataaatacatttttttttttaaaggcagccGGAGGAGGATTCGATTTGAAGCTCTTAAAACTTACTGTCGCTCCGGCTTGTCCTCTCAAATCTGCTATCTGTTTGTTGAGTGTCACCATCTTGGCTTTGGCTTGCAGTTTGAGCTTGGTGAAGCGAGCCTCGGCTTCTTCTTTCTCGTTCTGTGGATACGAAGCACACAAAGCATTGGGTGacaattattattgttgttgtttgtttgtttttaagattTTTAAGGGTCTTGGTTGAAATTGAACTGATTTACCCTGAGCTGCGCATCTTTGTTGAACAGCTGAGTGTCTTTGTCTCGGATGAGCTCCTTCAGCTGGACAACCAGCTGTTCCAGGTGAGCCAGCCTCTCGACGGCCTCCTCCGGTGACTCCTCGGGAGCCGGGCCCTCATCGGCCGGGAGCTGAGGCACCAGCTCGCCCTGTTGGAGGAAACAAATATGGTCATTTTAACGATGCGATGCAATGTCCTGTATGTCGCTTGAAATATGCTAACGAGGGGCATTGTGGGAGGTGTAGGATTTACTCTTTGAAGCTGCCTCAAATGTAAAAAGTCTGAATATTTCAATCAATCTTGACTGTTTGTTTATCTTCTGAGGGCCACAGGCTTGATGGAAGTTAAACCACAGGAGGGCTTCTTTAAGGAAGGACCTTCAACGTGTGGACGCTCGAAAAGTagttgaaaataaatatgcCAACACTGAAAGTATGTAAAGTAAGATTAAGCTGTATTTGACCCATTTGCGTGCAGATGGGATGCCTTAGTAAATAAAAGATGTTATATTTTAAAAGATGAGACACGATGAGTCATCACCTccctgtttattttaaaatggagGATAAAACGCTCTGGAGACGctcacaattatttatttaaaaaggccGAGGACACAGTTGGCAATACTCTGGATTATAATTTGTCATACTTAACGTGTTGCTCTCTCACCTGCGGATCTCCATCTGGTCCCTCCTCTCCGGAGAGCTCCTGGAGGACTGTGGCCAGACGGCTGAACATAAAGCCGGCCCTGGGAGGGGAAAGCAGGTCAAACGTCAGCGATGCCTTGCATATTATTCCGTCTCTCACAGTTATGTTTACGACGCACAATGTGTAACGTGCTGCCACAAATGTAAAATACCCTGTACACTTTTGTATGTACAGTGTATCCATTcaacagcattacattacactaaaactgttgctttttaaaaagtgtacCTATATATAATCATATAAAATGATGACgtgatatatataatatattgtctGCCACATATTGTCTCGATTGAATCCCTTTCATCCCGCGTCTAAAGCAACACATTGGCACACACCCCCCTGGTCTTTTCTCTCCGAGTCGGACCGAACCCGAGCCGAATCTCCCCGAACCGGCCGGGCTCTCCACTGCGGCTGCGTCACTCTTTTCGAGAACAGCAAAGATGATAAGCTAGCTAAcgccgacaaaaaaaaaatggacggCAAACTTTCGGACGGCGGGGGACTCCGACATCATGTAGGCATATTTGAAGACCAAGAAGCGGCGGCGTGACCACGAGACTCCCGGGAGAACATCCGGTGTTTGCTTACTTGCTACGATCCAGTAAGTTTGCTAATGCTACTTAGCGAAGCTAACGCTGGTCACTagagcttcttttaaaaaaaaaaactgcttcgATGACTTTTTCTCCTTCGCGAATGACTCGTCCTGCAATGCAGCCCCGGTAAGTggggtatttttgtttgttttttaaaagcaggGACCTCTGACTCACCTGTGCGGTTGCTTCCCAGGTgaatgtttgtgctttttaaatgatatatttCCTCGGATGGATGGCAGAGCATAGCCACATCATCACCAAAACATTCCCGGAAACAAAACTTCCTTCGCTCTGATTGGACAGCGGCGACCCGCGATTTAAAGGGACCGTCTGCAACTTCAAAGGCGTAAACTCTTCGCTAGGGGGTGTCTACAGtcaaatacacatttaaaaaaacgaaaagTGAGCCTTGAAAgcttttatctttctttttttttacacccggGAAGAATTCAGAAGACAAAAGAATGATGGCGGGACGCGAGCAAAGGGTCAACCAGATCTTCAACCAGGGCAAGCAGCTGGGGAggagtctgctgctgctggtacaCTACACCACTGTGGTCGTGGCCTTCGCGGGGCGCTCTGTGCAGTGGATGGTGGGCGCTGTGAAGTGGACCACCCTGTTTGCCCGCTGCACGGTGTCAGTGTTTGACTCCATCTACAGACACATgcccggggggaggaggaacggtggcggcggcggcggcgccagGGAGGTGTGCAGGAGCTCTGACGCGCCCGACACGAAGACACACTCAGACGACGGCAAGGAGTGCAACCGAAAATGAGGAGGTGAACATTTGGAAGTATGAAGAAGGAAAATGAGGCCTTACCAAAGTTATAAAAaggaagctttttattttttaacgcTCTTCAAACATAGCTGTATGTTTATATAGTCTTACTTGTGTTATAATGTTACATGTGGTTACATGTGTATTCCATGTTTGTTATTGTCCAGAAAAGCTCTTCTAATACGTTAGAAACTATATTTAAGGCTGTttgtgagatgggggggggggggggctatatcTGCTTATACGACTGTTGATGCAAATTTATTCCAGGGTAATGCAAACTAAAGTGAAATATGTTAGGCGTATATTCAGTAGCTCTCTATTACATTATTGTGACACAGCAGAGCAAAGATTTCTTTTCTAAAGCAGCAGAATcagctaaatgttttttttttactctgtgcCTCTCTAAAGCAAACACTGCAACATGTTCTTTTTTGGCAAGCGAGCGGTTCGTTCTGTGGTTTTAATTGTGAGACCATGAGTTGGAACTCTGGCTGCCCCCTGTGGAGATTTCCTGTGATTATCTGAAACTTGTACTTCTGTTTCGCAAGTTATATTGACAGAATGTGACCAGACATTCCTCCTGAGAATGTATTCTAGATGCAACTTATGAGTTTATGTGAAATGTTGCTTTAAAATGTCTCACGGCTGCATTTACCAATGGAGCCattattttttactattttattcaTATGTTTGTTTAAATTGTTTGCATATTTAGACCACATTTCAAGCACTAACGTCGACTTATAATACAAGTAGTAAACACGCACTGTTGAAGACAAACTTATCGCTACTAAATACCACTAAAAACGGAATTATGAAGGGAGGAAGAATTTTGTACAAAAGTTTTTTGACATGTTTATAGTTGCATGTTCTTTGTTTCTTGAATCAACACAGATCAAAGtcctgcatgtttttttatattcatttcacTAACTCAAACTGTCGTGTTTTAGAGTCGTTGCGTATATTCTTGATATCAAATAAAAGCCTCTACAGAAGTGTCTGGTTTTTGCAATCTTTCTTTTAGTTACAAAACAAATCTACGGTTCAGGCCTCAATTTAAAGATTGTTATTTAACCGCTCCGCTGTGGGTGTTAAGTCATCGGCTCAGATGCGAGGCCgcgatggggggggtgggggggggcgtcagcAGTTCTCACGGGGGAACGTGGACGGAGATGAGACAGCCACCCTGCCCTTTCAAAAGAGCCGATTAATGCTGATGATCTGCATGTTCGGCCTGGATTACAGACAGCGATTAAACCCAAGGTGGACAAGCAGGGGGGAGGGCGCCgcctcaatcccccccccccccccccccccctgcgaaaAACACAGGCGGCTACAAAAGGGCCCCCGGGCCGGGCTGCTCCTCTTAGACCCTGTAAGTCCCCCTTGTTGTGTGACTGTGAAGTGGGGTTAACCCTCGGCCTCGCAGTAGACCAATCGGGCGGAGCGGTCCGTGGATAAGAGAAACTTgtggtgtctcacacacacagagacacacacacagagagcgagATGGGGAACACGACGGGAAGCACCGTGGACGACCTGCAGGCGGTGGAGATGCACCTGTGGTACAAGAAGTTCATGACCGAGTGCCCCTCGGGTCAGCTCACCCTGCACGAGTTCAAGCAGTTCTTCGGGCTGCGCGGGTTGGACCCGGAGGCCAACGCCTACATAGAGCAGATGTTCCGCACGTTCGACATGAACAAGGTGAGggttgcttttgttttattttttattacggTTTGAAGCCATTCGGTTTCATTCGGGAGGGTTTGTactttgactgcagagaggTTTCACGAGGGCTCGAGCTTCCGCTGGGATTTCTctcctgctttttatttctaattaacCTTCAAGAAAATCAATCATAGCCAATCAGCCTTCTTTTTGACAAAGAACAAGTGTTAACTTCTCAAATGTTTTCTTGACattattttggaaatgaatactgtgtttttttacaatgtttttttgcatgttaACATGGTAAGAAAATCAATGTAGTGaacacattcaaacaaacacaatgcccaaattaaaaaaaaaacatcagcacaAAACAGTGACCTCCAAGCAACAACCCCTTCAGATCTCTTTAAGTCTCTCTGGGGAGCtatatttacccccccccccccttcagctcaCAAAGGGCAGTTGCAATATCTCAGCATGATTTAAACTGGGAGCTTATCCGTGAGACAACTGCTTTGATGCCTAGATTGTTGTGGAGACACCTCGTGGAGACAATCCCCCGTCATGCCTGAACGTCCCACAGAGcgcctcttgtgtgtgtgtgtgtgtggggggtgaaAACGGTCTAATGACAAGCAGGTCTGGTCACAAACGTCAGCTGGTGTGTGATCGACGGCGTTGTCGCCCGCCCTGTggtgtctctctgcaggacgGCTACATCGACTTCATGGAGTACGTGGCGGCTCTCAGCCTGGTGATGCGGGGAAAGATGGAGCACAAGCTGCGCTGGTATTTCAAACTTTACGACGTGGACGGCAACGGCTGCATCGACCGCCACGAGCTGCTCAACATCATCAAGGTGCGGTAACGTGCTTAAACgcgaaaaataaaataaaaaaaacccagacagAAAAAAGGGCCCCCCGAGGCCCCGAAAAGTGACCGTGGTGGCGCTCCTGTTTCCCCGCAGGCCATCCGCGCCATCAACGGGAGCGAAAGTCAGGAAACCTCCGCCGAGGACTTCACCAACCGGGTGTTCGACAGGATCGACATAAACGGAGACGGTGAGTGTGCGCGTGATCCATCGTGGGCCGAGGCGGTTTAGAGACGTCTCGGCTGCAGGTgcaacacaccccccccccccctttaaaataATGCTtatataattaaatgtatttaacagGGGAGCTCTCGTTGGATGAATTCGTGGCCGGCGCACGCAGTGATGAAGACTTCATGGAGGTGATGATAAAGAGTCTGGACCTCAGCCACATCGTGACGATGATCGACAACAGGAGGCACAGCGTTTAGGGCCCCCCCGCCGGCCCGGTCACACGCCACCTCGCCCTCCATCGTGGTGTAACccgggcggggggaggagggggggggggggcttctgggcAGGAGGTCATTTATAGACGGAGATCTTCATTGAGATCGAAGGACTCCAGTGTGCTGCGAACACTgaaacagtgacacacacagcaaactgGTCTTGCTTATCGGTGCTGAGCTCTACggataacacccccccccccccccttgcttttTTTCGGCATCTGCGTCAAAATGCTTTAATCTCTTTTCACTCCGTTCTGGCCTGACTGACTTGTGATTGACATCTCTGTCGATTTGATTAAATCAAAGGCTGTAAAATCCAAGAACAGGTGAAAGTGCTTTAGTGGTGGGTGGATTCTCAAATGTTTACCTTCTAAAGAAGTCtgatttttaaccttttttaagtttaaaataaagtagaaagaaaagtattgtggttttgtgtcatttttgtgtttcattgatTGAATGTTTTCCTGCTAAATAGATTTAAATTGCTGTTGTTTACTAAGCTTGACTAAGCTTGAGTTAAATGTACTGGATATAAAGCGTGCTGAAGTTTTACCATTTATCAAATACTCCTTAAAAATGCTAACTAGTGGATTAAAGTGTTAAACTGAGGAAACGTATtgtttttacacacaaacaaatcttgATAAAAGCTCAAAATACAAAGTGACGTTGCCAATATGGCGTTTATTTTACAGCAACCACAGGGGGGCAGCAACATGATTGGATAAACATTCCTCCAGAGAAGTTCCTACCATTGGCTCAAGCGCTTCCCTTTGCTTCTTTTAATACATAAATAACTCTTTTGTCTTGCGGTTTGTGTGTCGTCTCCTTTATTCTCAGCAGGCTCACAGGAAGTCATAAAGATACTGGACAATCTCAAAATTCACCGTCCTGGAAGAGTaaatcacacaaaacacaggaaAACTTGTAAAAGGTTAATTCACTTGAATTATTCTGCTTTCAGGCTGACTCTTGtgtattaacacacacacatatacctgGAGATGGCGCAGATGAAGTCCATGGAAACGGCGCATTTGTACTTGGGGGCGTCGAGCTGGTCGTCGTGACTGACCTGAGTCAACAGCTGTAAGGTCACCAGGGAGGAGATCTgagaattggggggggggggggggatggacgACAACGAAATGACTCTCTGCTCCAATCACTGCTTTTCCTCACTTTGATGAAGAGCCACTACATGATGGAGATACGGGTCGAGCAGAAGTTCATACGCACAATACCGCAAATACGGTGAAACATTATGCAAACGTGACTGAAGCAGCCGGCTGACTGACCTGGGAGAAGATGCTGGCAGTGGGGGCCACTCGGCTGTCCACCACACTGTAGAAAATGGCGAGCAGGCGGTCCAGAGGAAACGGCTTTGGCCCCAGCAGATGGTTACTCGTCTGTGAAACATATTGAAAAATTATACTGATGTTATTTAAACGGCTTGAATCTGAAACGGGGGATGAAATCGGAGCGGGTTCCTGTCGAGATGAtgaccttttcatttttcttcagGAAGTTGGTTTTTCGTATTTTACCGTGGTGCTGACAGGAGGGAAACAGAGGGACGTCAAACTCATTCATtggcacaaacacaccttttagCAGTCTAATATCTTAGAGTACCTTCAGAAAGAAGCGCTTATCCGTGCGGGCCGGGTTGTAGGACGCCAGGTAGGCGGCAATCAGCAGGAACTTGGAGTAATAAGGCAGTTCAACGTGAGTGTGAGCAGATAAACCTGAGGGCAAATAAACGCAATGAGTCGGGCCGAACTATGCATCCGGAAAACTAAACTGACTTTCTGACAGTACGTCGGCTGTTCGGTGCGACCTGTGCGTTGGTACCTCTCACAGCTCCGGTATCCTTCTCCTCCATTTGCTGCATCTGCTCCCACTGAAGactgaacacacaaaaaaaaaacccagaagaacGGCTGATCAAAATGAGAGCAAGCGTCGGTGGTCACGCTCAATCGGAGTAACTCAAATCATTAAGTAAAACAAAGTTGTCGGGGTTCACTGTTGAAAGGACACGGACCTGGACACCTCTCGCAGGTAGACGGTCCCCATGGCTTTCTTCAGATGAGGCTCAATGTTTCTccacagcttgtgtgtgtccgtctctttcactgaagacacaaaaagaagcagcattgttgcagggaggaggtgggggggggggggcacatttacAGCTCACTATCCGCATGATGGAACGAAATATGAAGGGTAAAACAAGGTGTCTTTAAATATGAATCAGCTGTCAGATAAAGGAGGAGACCTCCTTGTGCTTTACCTTTTCCTTCGGCTAACGGCTCGCAGAACTTTGAAAAGTTCAGGGCAGCCTAgtgaaaaagagaataaaataaaaataaaaaaaatcaataaagccAGAcggaaagaaaatcaaaacaatttaaagtcttccctttgagtgtgtgtctgaccaGGTGGCGCAGCTCTCTGAGGTCCCGACAGACGGAGTAAAAGACTCCCAGCAGGATGTTGATGTAGGACGAGTAAAACTCAGCAGAGTATGAAGGATGTTTGTCCCGGGACAACACCTGCTGAAGCTCACCTTCAAAAACGGACCAAGTAAAAGCACATaatgaaaaaagacagaaaaaaaacaagaaatctcGCATATCAATGACCTTCATTTGCTCACTCTAAAGTGCTGAATTCCTACAGTGGAGTTAATGTAACGCAAAATGTCTCCACAGTCGCTGCCTTGAGTGTTAGAACAAAACCACAGGTACAAATCTCACATTTCACACGGCATTCGCCAAGCGCCTGTCATCATTATGCAGCGTCATGCCACTGGCtgatgtggtgtgtgtgagctgctgtACCTTTACTGTAGTCTGGGAAATGGAGCAAAAGGGGCTCGAAACAGCCGGTGTTTGGTCTGAACTTGTCCCACACGATTTCACTGAGCAGGATGACGGTGACGTTGTCCTCAACCTGAAGAGGAAACACAAGAATAAAAATACAGCAGCGGTTTTGTACAAAGCGTTTTGCAGAGAGAACAGGTCTCCATGGTTACGGACATTGCAACATCTTTTATTCTGTGCTCGATAGAAAACCTAAAGTAACAAATAAATGTTATCTTATTATAGCAAAGATACAAAAAAGGTTTGGGCTGCTGCCAGAGCCGTTTGTTCCTACATTTTTCACAATTCAAAATGTATAAACCAAGTACAAAGTACAGACAATATTTAAtacgttaaaaaaagaaaaacactggtATCTTTGATATTGAAAAATATCTCCAATTGAGGAACCCGGGAATCATCATCTTGACACACAACGACACATCTCGACCTAAATAGAAGCTTAGCATCTGCATCATCTGTGAATACGAGTTTGGAACACACTACCTCAGCTTGTGCGTTGCTGTCAATTCAATACAACATACATCCTAGGCTGTAAAACTGTCACATTCATTTGACTGCAAagagataataataatgctaatgATACACGTTAGCGACAACAACCCTTAGCCATTCTCTCATCTTACACATGGGTGTAAATCTGAATCCTTATCATCACCTCAGCTCCTCCAATTCCTCTTCTTCGGCCACACGGTGAAGCTTTAAAATGGCCGACTTGTTAAGATGTCACAAAGCGCTCGCGGCATTTTCTCACCAATTCCTGAAGACGCAGGAGGGCAGGGAGGAGGTTGGCATCGGCGTCTCTCAGAAGCTCAGCTTTTTCCATCACCTGAAAAATACGTGCATCCATTTGAGCTTGTTTTGCAACATTCAAATTCAATGAACTAGAAGTTTTAAATGGCGTTTTAATTTAAAACACTAATTATCTTAAGGCCAAGGCATCAGGAGCGTTGTGGAGCATCCATCTATAAACGTTACCACTGCTAACCATACAAACATTTAAGTGATTGTCAcaggagggattttttttttctttgtttggccGTAAAGTGCACGTCACTCACAATGTAGCGCGTTTGCTTGGCGGGACACTGGGAGCACTGCTGTCGGTAGACACGGACAAAGTCAGACAGGGAGGGACTGCGGGGGAGCAGCGAGGCGGCGTCGCAGCTGAAGAAGGACAGCAGGACTTGTTCAAACAGCACCGCCACGGAGAGGCATTCGACACAGCTGACTGTGGCGTGAGGCAGCTGCAGAGACGAGGTGGACAAAGGATGAGAGGCAAACCGGATTCAGATCTGTGAAGCTCGATTGCACGACACTTTGAAGAAAAGGACCTGCAGGTTAATCAATAATAAAGAGTTGTTTGCAACCATTGTTGgttactttattgaaaaaccGTCTTAGGTTTGATCCCAGAGCCTTAAAAACAATGCATTTATGTAcatgtttgaaaatgtataaaCAGGCGACGCATTGAACATTATAACTACAGTTGGCAAGGAAGACTCGCTGTACACATTTTTGCCAGCTGTTTCTTAAGTATAGCATCTACCCGGAGGTTAAAAGCTCAAAGTGTGGGTGCAAAGCATGAGCAGGAATCTAAATCAAACACCTTGTGATTGCGTCCATGCATTATGAATCAAGAAGGGAAACATACTCCTACGCACACATAAGATGTGTGACTCTGGCTGCTGTGTAAAGGAGTAAGCACAGTGcaaaacgaacacacacacacacacacacacacacacacacacacgacgtcTCGCTCACCTGAAGTTCCTTCAGCAAAACATGCATCACGTGACTCTTCCCCGAAGACCGGTGACCGTAGATGAAGATCGAGGGGTAGCTGTACTGGTGAGGCTGAGAGCGATAAGATTCAATACATTTGTGACATTTAACAATGATCAATAACACCCCCAAAAAACGCTTTCTCAAGAGCATTCTCATCCAAAGAACAGTGAAAATCTATCCTGCTATTTCTTACAAGACCGTACAAGAAAGGACTAACTAAGTATGTT is part of the Pungitius pungitius chromosome 2, fPunPun2.1, whole genome shotgun sequence genome and encodes:
- the orc5 gene encoding origin recognition complex subunit 5; this translates as MSALVQHPGYEEESLQRVSVQLPCREVQAGMLLSLMGQPHQYSYPSIFIYGHRSSGKSHVMHVLLKELQLPHATVSCVECLSVAVLFEQVLLSFFSCDAASLLPRSPSLSDFVRVYRQQCSQCPAKQTRYIVMEKAELLRDADANLLPALLRLQELVEDNVTVILLSEIVWDKFRPNTGCFEPLLLHFPDYSKGELQQVLSRDKHPSYSAEFYSSYINILLGVFYSVCRDLRELRHLAALNFSKFCEPLAEGKVKETDTHKLWRNIEPHLKKAMGTVYLREVSSLQWEQMQQMEEKDTGAVRGLSAHTHVELPYYSKFLLIAAYLASYNPARTDKRFFLKHHGKIRKTNFLKKNEKTSNHLLGPKPFPLDRLLAIFYSVVDSRVAPTASIFSQISSLVTLQLLTQVSHDDQLDAPKYKCAVSMDFICAISRTVNFEIVQYLYDFL
- the guca1aa gene encoding guanylyl cyclase-activating protein 1, yielding MGNTTGSTVDDLQAVEMHLWYKKFMTECPSGQLTLHEFKQFFGLRGLDPEANAYIEQMFRTFDMNKDGYIDFMEYVAALSLVMRGKMEHKLRWYFKLYDVDGNGCIDRHELLNIIKAIRAINGSESQETSAEDFTNRVFDRIDINGDGELSLDEFVAGARSDEDFMEVMIKSLDLSHIVTMIDNRRHSV